The following coding sequences are from one Calditerricola satsumensis window:
- a CDS encoding N-acetylmuramoyl-L-alanine amidase, protein VAVTASVLNVRSGPGTNYAIISQVKRNTRLTVQKKQAGWLQVRLPNGRTGWVSAQYVRPVHPTAPSQGSAKQPPAGGTSATAKTATVTASSLNVRSGPGTQYAVIRSIPKGTRVTVLEQLGSWWRVQAGNLIGWVASAYLRVETSTSILPAPSPPPAPATPKPQPISAPGTEPPPASNDPQAILRGKRIILDPGHGGQDPGAIGRTLGTLEKTVNLQVAHLVKARLEDLGAEVFMTREDDRYPTLAERVAFARKVQGDVFISIHHNSALDQTLRGTMTFYAKDGPSRLLAEAVHEELVRAIGLRDLQVRRANYYVIVNNPYPAILLEIGFLSHPDEERLVRDPEFQARAAQGIVQGLIRYFALSPNSQPDLARVAYSSTP, encoded by the coding sequence CGTCGCGGTGACCGCCTCCGTCCTCAACGTGCGCTCCGGGCCGGGCACCAACTACGCCATCATTAGCCAGGTAAAGCGCAACACCCGCCTGACGGTGCAAAAAAAGCAGGCCGGCTGGCTGCAGGTCCGCCTGCCCAACGGCCGCACCGGATGGGTATCCGCCCAGTACGTGCGCCCGGTCCATCCTACAGCCCCTTCACAAGGGAGCGCCAAACAACCGCCAGCGGGCGGGACATCTGCGACCGCCAAAACCGCCACCGTTACCGCCTCAAGCCTCAACGTCCGCAGCGGACCCGGCACCCAGTACGCCGTGATCCGCTCCATCCCCAAAGGCACGCGGGTCACGGTCCTCGAGCAACTCGGCAGCTGGTGGCGCGTTCAAGCAGGAAACCTGATAGGCTGGGTCGCAAGCGCGTACCTGCGCGTCGAAACGTCGACGTCCATCTTGCCCGCACCATCGCCACCTCCGGCGCCCGCCACGCCGAAGCCACAGCCGATCAGCGCGCCGGGAACAGAACCGCCACCGGCGTCGAACGATCCGCAAGCCATCCTGCGCGGAAAACGCATCATCCTCGACCCCGGTCACGGCGGTCAGGATCCGGGTGCCATCGGCCGCACGTTGGGCACATTGGAAAAAACGGTGAACCTTCAGGTGGCGCACCTCGTAAAGGCGCGCCTGGAAGACCTGGGAGCCGAAGTGTTCATGACGCGAGAAGACGACCGCTACCCCACCTTGGCCGAGCGCGTGGCCTTTGCGCGCAAGGTGCAAGGGGACGTGTTCATCAGCATCCACCACAACTCGGCGCTCGATCAAACCCTGCGCGGAACCATGACGTTTTACGCCAAAGACGGGCCCTCACGCCTGCTGGCCGAGGCGGTGCATGAGGAGCTGGTGCGCGCCATCGGGCTTCGCGACCTTCAGGTCCGCCGCGCCAATTATTACGTCATCGTCAACAATCCGTATCCGGCCATCCTATTGGAGATTGGCTTTTTAAGCCATCCCGACGAAGAGCGCCTCGTGCGCGATCCGGAATTTCAAGCGCGTGCTGCACAGGGCATCGTCCAGGGCCTCATTCGCTATTTTGCCCTGTCTCCGAATTCCCAACCGGACCTTGCCCGTGTCGCCTATTCTTCGACGCCGTAA
- the dtd gene encoding D-aminoacyl-tRNA deacylase — MRVVVQRVRDARVTVGGETVGAIAHGLLLLVGFTHGDREDDLAWMAEKVVHLRVFEDEAGKLNRSLLEVGGEILSVSQFTLYGDCRKGRRPSFAAAARPEEARRLYENFNERLRAYGVRVETGRFGAMMDVSFTNVGPVTLILESPARER; from the coding sequence ATGCGCGTTGTCGTGCAGCGGGTGCGCGATGCGCGGGTCACCGTCGGCGGCGAAACGGTGGGAGCCATCGCGCACGGTCTCTTGCTGCTGGTTGGGTTTACCCACGGGGATAGGGAAGACGACCTGGCCTGGATGGCCGAAAAGGTGGTCCACCTGCGCGTCTTTGAGGACGAGGCGGGCAAGCTGAACCGGTCCTTGCTGGAGGTGGGCGGGGAGATCTTGTCCGTGTCGCAATTTACGCTCTACGGCGATTGCCGGAAGGGGCGCCGGCCCAGCTTTGCGGCCGCGGCGCGGCCGGAGGAGGCGCGGCGTCTGTACGAGAACTTTAACGAGCGGCTGCGCGCGTACGGCGTGCGGGTGGAAACAGGCCGCTTTGGCGCCATGATGGACGTCTCCTTCACCAATGTGGGACCGGTGACGCTGATCCTGGAATCGCCTGCTCGTGAAAGATAG